A region of Dictyostelium discoideum AX4 chromosome 1 chromosome, whole genome shotgun sequence DNA encodes the following proteins:
- the rpa43 gene encoding RNA polymerase I subunit, whose amino-acid sequence MTSKIVSVNPLIKPVENCFEEMKVQLSLQLPPMDTQSLCSGTKSMLDRLVFKYKTELGGIIISYYDVIHTDKEAKIFYDSPYLGMNIHVKFLVFKPFKDQILNGVVKRVSTTHISLLVFGTISASIPKSNIPKSFAFDHSSNMFMNKQTKATISVGTKIAFKVIDVSADRHNIGIQGDMTDLTSTGIIGFDENQSLQFGSQYETPNKNVKNNKYNNNNNNNNNGNNNTTLINTENNNNITKFDDDSEKESEEEPKPIIIKEEPKIVSVKVESKKVVVKEEEQKSSKKDKDIKKEKESKKRKKDSSDESDESEEDKKKKSTKKEKESSSKKSSKKVKVESSSESSEDEKEKKKKKKK is encoded by the exons atgacaaGTAAAATTGTATCAGTTAATCCATTAATTAAACCAGTTGAAAACTGTTTTGAAGAGATGAAAGTTCAATTATCACTTCAATTACCACCAATGGATACACAAAGTCTTTGTAGTGGTACAAAATCAATGTTAGATCGTTtagtatttaaatataaaactgAATTAGGTGGTATCATCATTTCATATTATGATGTAATTCACACTGATAAAGAagcaaaaatattttatgatTCACCGTATCTTGGTATGAATATTCATGttaaatttttagttttCAAACCATTTAAAGATCAAATTTTAA atgGTGTCGTTAAAAGAGTTTCAACAACACatatttctttattagtATTTGGTACAATTTCAGCATCAAttccaaaatcaaatattccAAAATCATTTGCATTTGATCATAGTTCAAATATGTTTATgaataaacaaacaaaagCAACCATCTCTGTTGGTACTAAAATTGCATTCAAAGTTATTGA tgTAAGCGCAGATAGACATAATATTGGAATTCAAGGTGATATGACAGATTTAACATCAACTGGTATAATAGGATTTGATGAGAATCAATCATTACAATTTGGATCACAATATGAaacaccaaataaaaatgtaaagaataataaatataataataataataataataataataatggaaataataatactactttaataaatactgaaaataataataatataactaAATTTGATGACGACTCAGAAAAAGAATCTGAAGAAGAACCAAAGCCAATTATCATAAAAGAAGAACCAAAAATAGTTTCAGTTAAAGTTGAATCCAAAAAGGTCGTCgttaaagaagaagaacaaaaatcatcaaagaaagataaagatattaaaaaagaaaaagaatctaaaaagagaaagaaagATTCCAGTGATGAAAGTGACGAAAGTGAAgaagataaaaagaaaaaatcaactaaaaaagaaaaagaatcatCTTCAAAAAAGTCAagtaaaaaagtaaaagttgaatcatcatcagaatcaagtgaagatgaaaaagaaaaaaagaaaaagaaaaagaaataa
- the acpA gene encoding subunit of heterodimeric actin capping protein cap32/34: protein MTEKQLSCCLDLMRRLPPSQIEDNLAGLLDLVPDLTEDLLSSIDQPLKVAYDAVSKKDYLLCDYNRDADSYRSPWSNKYDPPLSGACYPSSKLRDIEVQANEIFEIYLNLYFEGGVSSVYCWDLDDNFAAVVLMKKTQDQSKKGQPMRGTWDSIHVVEVKLGKKDKAVYKLTSTVMLSIETDNDNTGKVNLAGSLTRQDEKEYTFNEVDTHCVNIGKMVEDMESKLRQTLETIYFGKTKEVVNTLRNATGNSELEKRKNLSNQIGSAIGNRG from the exons atgaCAGAAAAGCAATTAAGTTGTTGTCTCGATTTAATGAGACGTTTACCACCATCTCAAATTGAAGATAATTTAGCAGGTCTCCTTGATCTTGTCCCAGATCTCACTGAAGACCttttatcatcaattgatcAACCACTCAAGGTTGCTTATGATGCagtttcaaaaaaagattatttattatgtGATTACAATAGAGATGCTGATTCATACAG atCACCATGGTCAAACAAATATGATCCACCATTAAGTGGTGCATGTTATCCATCATCAAAATTAAGAGATATTGAAGTTCAAGctaatgaaatttttgaaatttatctTAACTTATATTTTGAAGGTGGTGTTTCATCTGTTTATTGTTGGGATCTCGATGATAATTTCGCTGCTGTagttttaatgaaaaaaa cTCAAGATCAATCTAAAAAAGGTCAACCAATGAGAGGTACTTGGGATTCAATTCATGTTGTTGAAGTTAAACTTGGAAAGAAAGATAAAGCAGTCTACAAATTAACATCAACTGTTATGTTATCAATTGAAACCGATAATGATAACACTGGTAAAGTAAATCTTGCTGGTAGTTTAACTAGACAAGACGAAAAAGAATACACATTCAATGAAGTTGATACACATTGTGTAAACATTGGTAAAATGGTTGAAGATATGGAATCTAAATTAAGACAAACCTTAGAAACCATTTACTTTGGTAAAACAAAAGAAGTCGTAAACACCCTCCGTAACGCCACCGGTAACTCTGAATTAGAAAAGAGAAAGAACCTTTCCAACCAAATTGGTTCCGCTATCGGAAACAGAggttaa
- the kif12 gene encoding kinesin family member 12: protein MKDYISSPLSPSNKKMPDNQKISPTNTPIRKKLFENTQSPIHFISNNNNNNITTPAKGLASVIKFNSSNYGNHHHQHHHQHHNNNNNSTVSGSAIKQHLNKSTFSTSGTTLTSSSDAILLPEDKVPMSVYLRIRPLSKKEIESKESNCFTVLNTTSVSIKSSRSDSDSNKFSFSSVLPPNTTQPQLFKTITHPLIQSFLTGHNVLLLAYGVTNAGKTYTVSGSKRNPGIIPRSLDLIFKSIPNNCLKKTENLTLSNNNNNSTNNNSKDSKDILADSSDDEYTKVDNIDSSDEDDSNAKINSNLLESFSTTNTTATTNAAAAASSTTATSNGDVIQISDQFNYSIWISYYEIYKKNIYDLLDDSPSSKKKQSLKIESDNSVVNIKGLKEILVSSVEDARDIVEQGESNRKVGGTKLNATSSRSHAVLTIKLFTSPRHIPKSDIHPSQIRCSKLCIIDLAGSERASRTETTGETFKEGSSINTSLFTLGKCIEGLKQQALQQQQQQQQHSSKRQSIHHSNPIPWRESDLTRICQEYFCGNGKASMIVNVSPSSCDSEETLNVLRFSASAKEITTLSKIKPMVFLPPPPTTPSISLKKRKSMEQPINNNNNNNNNNNNNAYYNITQLQNSVNEIKKKIHLDNLLAVGQLPISNNNNNNNGKFDYISMEKDQLLDQIQIYQKKLSNYEIKFVESEVTLREEFNNELIKNYIELENQYKERLVKESQLIHDRVQSKLSLIKNVNINQTNKLNCKIEKLELQLEQQQQKTMEANNKALVIVPQTNKRTDDEWIIEITEVQTERDNIQNKLNSILFELDEQRQHNQFSLERIQQFTLQTEQLEIERENLLTEIESMQSKGQELIKLRELEMMQLKESMNSDAQKDRENLEIQHNFETSNLNNQLQMERQEKLQIIEEMRMLKLELQQFKSNQSIEQQRNNNLIKNQYYNHNHPTAATAMTTTTPPIMSTPPIMSTPIKISSVGKFKATPSKSLIKNILGAHSNSPFKNANIESSVGGGFKVQLNIPGSPIQLAPGTPNSIQSQTPDRPILDPNQYSDSGLLMQEIDDDDYLNITGGGSANDGNWTDINVNDDSASEYDDLNSSSKSFTKKPKKTKSFGTIKRIKAVAMIPANIASSALNSSTTNIDEKEKLEKLEKLEKEKERLEKERLEKEKEKERLEKEREKEKERLEKERERLEKEKEKERERLEKEREKEKESKPKVVKKTTSSSSIISKKPSSKTTSSLTNNNNNNNNNNNNNNNNNNNNNNNNNNKSISPIKTVQSPNSPSPTKLQPHSSPNTNAKEYFNLMNPQVIIHFREPETNFVPSVTANTTTSTSTSTSKSSKKTLDSLKDTPKKIANIFSSKSSKEKEASTSSKSSSKISSSTSTTSTAPKLKRFAAITASHSIENGSESSPIEVDTPPRITKKPPVPIVSKVSSKKVSSSSSSTSSSSSSAATIKRVRKIVNEKKNYLEDDDDDVITKMATETPRKTLGLRPRNLISQPIQFR from the exons atgaaagattATATTTCATCTCCTTTATCTccatcaaataaaaagatgCCAGATAATCAAAA AATTTCACCAACAAATACACcaattagaaaaaagttatttgaaaatacacAATCACCAATACATTTtataagtaataataataataataatattacaacGCCAGCTAAAGGATTGGCATcagttattaaatttaatagtagtaattatggaaatcatcatcatcaacatcatcatcaacatcataataataataataatagcactGTTTCAGGCAGTGCCATTAAacaacatttaaataaatcaacatttTCCACAAGTGGTACAACATTAACTTCATCATCAGATGCAATCTTACTTCCAGAGGATAAAGTTCCAATGAGTGTATACCTTCGTATTCGTCCACTCtctaaaaaagaaattgaatcaaaagaatcaaattgTTTCACTGTTTTAAATACAACCTCTGTATCTATCAAATCATCAAGATCTGATTctgattcaaataaattttcattttcttcggTTTTACCACCAAATACAACTCAACCACAACTATTTAA aactATTACACATCCAttaattcaatcatttttaactGGTCATAATGTACTATTATTGGCATATGGTGTAACAAATGCTGGTAAAACTTATACAGTTAGTGGAAGTAAACGTAATCCTGGTATTATTCCAAGATCAttagatttaattttcaaaagtattccaaataattgtttaaaaaaaactgaaaatttaacattaagtaataataataataacagtaccaataataatagtaaagaTTCAAAAGATATATTAGCTGATTCAAGTGATGATGAATATACAAaagttgataatattgattcaagtgatgaagatgattcaAATGCTAAAATTAATAGTAACCTATTAGAATCattttcaacaacaaatactaCAGCTACAACAAATGCAGCAGCAGCggcatcatcaacaacagcaacatcCAATGGTGATGTAATTCAAATATCAGACCAATTTAATTACTCAATTTGGATATCATAttatgaaatttataaaaagaatatataTGATCTTTTAGATgattcaccatcatcaaagaaaaaacaatcattaaAGATTGAATCTGATAATTCGGTTGTTAATATTAAAGGTTTGAAAGAGATATTGGTATCAAGTGTAGAGGATGCACGTGATATTGTTGAACAAGGTGAATCCAATAGAAAAGTTGGTGGCACTAAATTGAATGCCACAAGTAGTCGTAGTCATGCAGTACtcacaattaaattatttacatcACCACGTCATATACCGAAATCCGATATTCATCCATCCCAAATTCGTTGTAGTAAACTTTGTATCATTGATTTAGCTGGTAGTGAACGTGCATCACGTACTGAAACCACTGGTGAAACTTTTAAAGAAGGCTCAAGTATTAATACATCTTTATTCACACTTGGTAAATGTATTGAAGGTTTAAAACAACAAgcattacaacaacaacaacaacaacaacaacattcaTCAAAAAGACAATCAATCCATCATAGTAATCCAATACCATGGAGAGAATCTGATTTAACTAGAATTTGTCAAGAATATTTTTGTGGTAATGGTAAAGCATCAATGATTGTAAACGTTTCACCAAGTTCATGTGATTCTGAAGAAACTCTAAATGTTTTACGTTTTTCTGCAAGTGCAAAAGAAATTACAACtctttcaaaaattaaaccaaTGGTTTttctaccaccaccaccaacaacaccttcaatttctttaaaaaaaagaaaatcaatggaacaaccaataaataataataataataataataataataataataataatgcatATTACAATATAACACAACTTCAAAATTctgtaaatgaaattaaaaagaaaattcatttagataatttattaGCAGTTGGTCAATTACCaataagtaataataataataataacaatggtaAATTTGATTATATATCAATGGAAAAAGATCAATTATTagatcaaattcaaatttatcaaaagaaattatcaaattatgaaataaaatttgttgaatCAGAGGTAACATTACgtgaagaatttaataatgaattaataaagaattatatAGAATTGGAGAATCAATATAAGGAGAGATTAGTTAAAGAATCTCAATTAATTCATGATAGAGTTCAAagtaaattatcattaattaaaaatgtaaatattaatcaaactaataaattaaattgtaaaattgaaaaattggaattacaactagaacaacaacaacaaaaaaccaTGGAAGCTAATAATAAAGCTTTGGTTATTGTACCACAAACTAATAAAAGAACTGATGATGAATGGATAATTGAAATCACTGAAGTTCAAACTGAAAGAgataatattcaaaataaattaaattctatactttttgaattggatgaACAAAGACAACATAATCAATTCTCTCTTGAAAGAATCCAACAATTTACATTACAAACTGAACAATTGGAAATTGAAAGAGAGAATCTACTAACAGAGATTGAATCTATGCAATCCAAAGgtcaagaattaattaaattgagAGAATTGGAAATGATGcaattaaaagaatcaatGAATTCCGATGCTCAAAAAGATCGTGAAAATTTAGAGATTCAACATAATTTTGAAACTTCAAAtctaaataatcaattacaaatgGAAAGACAAGAGAAACTACAAATTATTGAAGAAATGAGAATGTTGAAATTAGAATTACAgcaatttaaatcaaatcaatcaattgaacaacaaagaaataataatttaattaaaaatcaatattataatcataatcatccaacagcagcaacagcaatgacaacaacaacaccaccaataatgtcaacaccaccaataaTGTCAACACCAATAAAGATTTCATCAGTTGGTAAATTTAAAGCAACAccatcaaaatcattaattaaaaatatacttGGTGCTCATTCAAATTCTCCATTTAAAAATGCAAATATTGAAAGTTcagttggtggtggttttAAAGTTCAATTGAATATTCCAGGATCACCAATTCAATTAGCACCTGGTACTCCAAACTCTATTCAATCTCAAACTCCTGATCGTCCAATACTAGATCCAAATCAATATAGTGATAGTGGTCTATTGATGCAAGAGATCGATGATGATgactatttaaatattactggtggtggtagtgctAATGATGGTAATTGGACCGATATAAATGTAAATGATGATAGTGCCTCTGAATATGATGATCTTAACTCCTCTTCAAAATCTTTCACTAAAAAACCAAAGAAAACTAAATCCTTTGGCACcataaaaagaattaaagcAGTCGCTATGATCCCTGCTAATATCGCTTCCTCTGCTTTAAATTCTAGTACTACAAATattgatgaaaaagaaaaattagaaaaattagaaaaattggaaaaagaaaaagaaagactagaaaaagaaagattagaaaaagaaaaagaaaaagaaagattagaaaaagaaagagaaaaagaaaaagaaagactagaaaaagaaagagaaagattagaaaaagaaaaagaaaaagaaagagaaagattagaaaaagaaagagaaaaagaaaaagaatcaaaaccaaaagtTGTTAAAAAAACTACATCCTCTTCTTCTATTATATCTAAAAAACCTTCCTCAAAAACAACTTCTTCTttaaccaataataataataataataataataataataataataataataataataataataataataataataataataataataaatcaatttcaccaattaaaactGTACAATCACCAAACTCACCATCTCCAACTAAACTTCAACCACATTCATCACCAAATACAAACGCtaaagaatattttaatCTTATGAATCCACAAgtaattattcattttagaGAACCAGAAACCAATTTTGTACCATCTGTCACTGCCAatacaacaacttcaacttcaacCTCAACCTCTAAAAGCTCAAAGAAAACTTTAGACTCTTTAAAAGATACTCCTAAAAAGATTGCAAATATTTTCTCTTCAAAATcttcaaaagaaaaagaagctTCCACCTCTAGTAAATCCTCTTCAAAAATTAGTTCTTCAACATCAACCACTTCAACAGCTCCAAAACTAAAGAGATTTGCAGCAATTACTGCAAGtcattcaattgaaaatggttcAGAATCTTCACCCATTGAAGTTGACACTCCACCAAGAATAACTAAAAAACCTCCAGTACCAATTGTTTCAAAGGTTTCATCTAAAAAAGTTTCttcctcctcctcctccACTTCCTCCTCCTCTTCTTCTGCCGCCACTATTAAGAGAGTAAgaaaaattgtaaatgaaaaaaagaattatttagaagatgacgatgatgatgttatAACCAAAATGGCAACAGAAACTCCACGTAAAACTTTAGGACTAAGACCTCGTAATTTGATTTCACAACCAATCCAATTTAGGTag
- the vps46 gene encoding SNF7 family protein, whose product MENQLFQLKFTSKQLEKQSKKSEQSEKAQKIKLKKAIEQGNMDGARIYAQNAIREKNQSLNYLRLASRIDAVASRVETAIRMKSVTGSMANIVKSMEKSMRNMDLEKITQVMDQFERQFEDLDVQSVYVENAMNQTTTLSTPADQVDLLISQVADEHGLNVGMQMGSAPSEKVQQGETDELTERLNRLKQKN is encoded by the exons atggagA atcaattatttcaattaaaatttacatCAAAACAATTAGAAAAACAATCAAAGAAATCAGAACAAAGTGAAAAAGCacaaaagataaaattaaagaaagcAATAGAACAAGGTAATATGGATGGCGCTAGAATATATGCACAAAATGCAATTCGTGAAAAGAATCaaagtttaaattatttacgTTTAGCTTCAAGAATTGATGCAGTTGCAAGTAGAGTTGAAACTGCAATTCGTATGAAATCAGTTACAGGTTCAATGGCAAACATTGTTAAATCAATGGAGAAATCAATGAGAAATATGGATTTAGAAAAGATTACCCAAGTTATGGATCAATTCGAAAGACAATTCGAAGATTTAGATGTACAATCAGTTTATGTAGAGAATGCAATGAATCAAACTACTACACTTTCAACTCCAGCCGATCAAGTAGACCTTTTAATTTCACAAGTTGCCGATGAACATGGTTTAAATGTTGGTATGCAAATGGGTTCAGCACCTTCCGAAAAAGTACAACAAGGTGAAACCGATGAATTAACCGAAAGATTAAATagattaaaacaaaaaaattaa
- the sahA gene encoding AdoHyc hydrolase: MTKLHYKVKDISLAAWGRKEIEIAENEMPGLMTLRKKYGPAQILKGARIAGCLHMTIQTAVLIETLTALGAQVQWSSCNIFSTQDQAAAAIAATGVPVYAWKGETEEEYNWCVEQTIVFQDGQPLNMILDDGGDLTNLVHEKYPQFLAGIKGISEETTTGVHNLYKMFKEGKLKVPAINVNDSVTKSKFDNLYGCRESLIDGIKRATDVMIAGKVAVVAGYGDVGKGCAQSLSKMGARVLVTEIDPINALQACMDGYQIVTMETAAPLSNIFVTTTGCRDIVRGEHFAVMKEDAIVCNIGHFDCEIDVAWLNANAKKDTVKPQVDRYTLANGVHIILLAEGRLVNLGCGTGHPSFVMSNSFCNQTLAQIALWTKTEEYPLGVHFLPKILDEEVARLHLDQLGAKLTTLTEKQSEYLSVPVAGPYKVDHYRY; this comes from the coding sequence ATGACTAAATTACACTACAAAGTTAAAGATATTTCACTTGCCGCTTGGGGTCGTAAGGAAATTGAAATTGCCGAAAATGAAATGCCAGGTTTAATGACCTTAAGAAAGAAATATGGTCCAGCTCAAATCTTAAAAGGTGCTCGTATTGCAGGTTGTTTACACATGACTATCCAAACCGCCgttttaattgaaacttTAACTGCTCTCGGTGCTCAAGTCCAATGGTCATCATGTAACATTTTCTCCACTCAAGATCAAGCCGCCGCTGCCATCGCTGCCACTGGTGTCCCAGTCTATGCCTGGAAAGGTGAAACCGAAGAAGAATACAACTGGTGTGTCGAACAAACCATTGTTTTCCAAGATGGTCAACCATTAAATATGATCTtagatgatggtggtgatttaACCAACCTCGTCCACGAGAAATACCCACAATTCTTAGCTGGTATCAAAGGTATCTCTGAAGAAACCACCACTGGTGTCCACAACCTCTACAAAATGTTCAAAGAAGGTAAATTAAAGGTCCCAGCCATCAACGTCAATGACTCTGTCACCAAATCCAAATTCGATAACTTATATGGTTGTCGTGAATCTTTAATCGATGGTATTAAACGTGCCACCGATGTTATGATTGCCGGTAAAGTTGCCGTCGTCGCTGGTTACGGTGATGTAGGTAAAGGTTGTGctcaatcattatcaaaaatgGGTGCTCGTGTTTTAGTCACTGAAATCGATCCAATCAATGCCCTCCAAGCCTGTATGGATGGTTACCAAATCGTCACCATGGAAACCGCCGCTCCATTATCAAACATTTTCGTCACCACCACCGGTTGTCGTGATATCGTCAGAGGTGAACACTTTGCCGTCATGAAAGAAGATGCCATCGTTTGTAACATTGGTCACTTTGATTGTGAAATCGATGTCGCTTGGTTAAACGCCAACGCCAAAAAAGATACCGTCAAACCACAAGTTGACCGTTACACCCTTGCCAACGGTGTCCACATCATCCTCTTAGCTGAAGGTCGTCTCGTCAATTTAGGTTGTGGTACTGGTCATCCATCTTTTGTTATGTCAAACTCTTTCTGTAACCAAACTTTAGCTCAAATCGCCCTCTGGACTAAAACTGAAGAATACCCATTAGGTGTCCACTTCTTACCAAAGATTTTAGATGAAGAAGTTGCTCGTTTACATTTAGATCAATTAGGTGCTAAATTAACTACCCTCACTGAAAAACAATCCGAATATTTATCAGTTCCAGTCGCTGGTCCATACAAAGTTGATCACTACAgatattaa